atagacaaaacacacCAAAGCACATATAAATAATCAATACATCTCTACATGAAAGCGTTAAAACGAACACAATGATGCCAACAGACCATGAGTGCTAAAAGATGAGAACCAGCATTAACTATATcacatattaatacattttaattctCACTGTCCACCTGTGCTATACAGCTGCTTATCTTTAGGGTGAAAAGTGCAGAGAACAGAAAATATTGGACACAAATGAGgatattgtttgtcttttgacaCCAGACGCTGCATTAGTGCCACCAACTGATACAGAGGCTCTTTTAAGACCCACCACAGCTTCTAATAAACTGCATATTCTACTAAATCAATATCAGTCACTCAGGTGGCTTTAATACTTACATTTatcttatatattttaataaaacagtagGAGAAATGAAGGGATATAGAATTAATGTACCGGtattaaataatgtaaagtAACACAAGAGAACAGTAAGTTTCTAACATGTTTCAttcagataaaatgaaaaatcataaatataaacttaatttctttcttttctttcagagCTGTAATGTGTCCAGACTCTGACTTGAtaaatttacaatatttataatGACTTAAAATTATTTGTGTGATAGTATTTATATAGAAATAaggatattttaaaatgtatttatttaataaaaatttaattctaatttcaaatttcaaaaaataataagacagaaTAATAATCAGGACTTTAAAGACGTGaggaaaatatttaaacatatatttgcatttaagTATTAATGATTTAAATATTGATATGATTTAAAGTGTCTAACATGTTTAATtcagataaaatgataaatataaacgtgttttctttgttttcttctttcttccgGGGCCGTTAGTCAGCTGATGTAGGGGCGggtttaattttaatttcttatCCAATAGTAGATGAGCTGCAGCGCGCGCTTCTCTCGGTCTGGACCAATGAGCGACGCCGTGGCTCCGGCAGCTCCCTTATAAAGCCGCAGCTCGCAGTGAAGCAGCATCACTTGTTTATTCTGTTGAAGCGGAAGattcacagagagagaaatggccAGAACCAAGCAGACCGCCCGTAAATCCACCGGAGGAAAAGCTCCCAGGAAGCAGCTGGCCACCAAGGCCGCCCGTAAGAGCGCCCCGGCCACCGGCGGAGTGAAGAAGCCCCACCGTTACAGGCCCGGTACCGTGGCTCTGAGAGAGATCCGCCGCTACCAGAAGTCCACCGAGCTGCTGATCCGCAAGCTGCCCTTCCAGCGCCTGGTGAGGGAGATCGCTCAGGACTTCAAGACCGACCTGCGCTTCCAGAGCTCCGCTGTCATGGCTCTGCAGGAGGCCAGCGAGGCTTACCTGGTCGGCCTGTTCGAGGACACCAACCTGTGCGCCATCCACGCCAAGAGGGTCACCATCATGCCCAAAGACATCCAGCTGGCCCGCCGCATCCGCGGAGAGAGAGCTTAAACTCCCCCCAGACCTGCTGATACTCACAAcggctcttttaagagccacCAACTCTCTGACAGAGCAACACGTCCTATTATCACATTACTTTATGTAATTAATCTTCTCCCACATTTTATTATAGTGAATTCTTAAAGTGTATCAATAGAACCATGATGGTTATGTGAACACTTAACAGTATGATGTTCTGCACACATACAGCAGACTAAATAacttaatatttatatataatctTGAGAAGGAAGTGTAACCCAGCCATCCTATTTGGATCCTATTTAGACTCATACTCTCTATTTTACATGTATTGTCTGGATACATGTAGACAGCAACACTATAAATTTATACAAGTTTAACAGTCTGGTAAAATAATCCAAGTAGACTGTGGATGAGAAATTATTCATGATACACTACACACAACTGCATAATATAGAAGCAACATGGTCTTTAACTGTATACATGTTCAAGTTTAAATTCAGTTTACAGcctaaatgtcattattttacagGTAAAtgtcataacaataaaaatccATTCAGAAATATGTAATATTGTGCTAAAGTGACTGCAGTTCATTATTGATTAGATTTTAGTTGCTAATTTATAAATTTATATGAAATCAGTTCATAGtatgatgaaaaacattttcctgCAGGATCAAAGGTAGACCaaaaaaattaagtttaatTGTCCAAACACTTATCTAATGTCCCAGATGGTTTTACATTCTGCAGTTTAAAATCACATGATGGACAGATCTTAGCTATAGTAAATTCTGTATGTTATAAGATGACTAACTATAATTCATAGTAACCTGCAAGCTGTACTCAGGTTTAAGAATAATTGAAACACTAAAACACCAGTTAAGAACTGTGTCAAACTGCATAATATACagttataatttttttaaataaaaaatatttgcatgtttaatgaTGGAGAAGGAGtatgtgtcattttaaggattttaataagataatacaactttttaaaatgaaaattagacactagtattttatattaaattggTTTGAAATCACTTCAGTCTGATTGAACACTTTCCTGTCTTGGTGTCAAACTATATTCATAGTTGTTGGGAAAAGGCTGtttgtataaatgtgtaaagCTGTACATGTTACTGTGAAACCTGAGCAACAACATAACCTATAAAACCGACGAGGTTCAAGATTTATCAGCTTTTTCTGAATGTCGACTCCTCAGagttcaaatgtgctttaaaggTGCTCAGATACAAAGAAATTCAGAGAATGTCAGCAATAGAGACAAGCTGACTGATGGAGAGCGAAGTAATACGTTGAGTGAATAATAAGATGAATACTTATTATGTAACCATGTAGTTGTGTATGAGTAAACCTGAAATATGGGGCCATTATGACAGAATTGttcttgtattttgttgttattgtgtcaCTTTTGCCTTCGGTTCTGTCCTGAGCCTCATTTTTACCATTTAACTGCTCAGAAGATGTTCTGCATGAATAAAGTTGAACATGACATAACAAATTCAGTGAAAATCTGTAGCTCCGTCACTCTGATGAGAAAACTCCTACTTCCTGTTCAGTGGTTTAAACTGTAGTCTGAGACTACTGAGATTTATATAATGTGTGGAAATTATGTGAATGTCAGCAGATAATATTAGTTCTTTAGCAGTCAGTGTGGACCTCTTAATTATAATATTACTGTCTCAAatctcatttaaaacatttgtagtATGTTTGACACTATGAATAAATGAGTTGAATGTGAATTATCTGTGATGACAGTAACGAGTAGCTCCGTTTGATTAAAGCTTCTTTTACATCTCCCGACTACAATATTAGCGAGTATAATTATGTTAATATCAGCAGATATTAACGGAACATGATCTTTAGATGTCGGTtgtggctcttaaaagagccgTTGTTGTGTAGTTGAGGAACCGGTTCCGTGTTTACTTCTTGGCGGGCTTCTCGGTCTTCTTGGGCAGCAGCACAGCCTGGATGTTGGGCAGCACGCCGCCCTGAGCGATGGTCACTCCGCCCAGCAGCTTGTTGAGCTCCTCGTCGTTGCGGACAGCTAGCTGCAGGTGACGGGGGATGATCCTGGTCTTCTTGTTGTCGCGGGCAGCGTTTCCGGCCAGCTCCAGGATCTCAGCGGTCAGGTACTCCAGCACCGCCGCCAGGTACACCGGGGCTCCGGCACCCACACGCTCCGCATAGTTGCCCTTCCTCAGCAGCCTGTGGACTCTGCCGACCGGAAACTGAAGCCCGGCCCGGGAGGAGCGGGTCTTAGCCTTCGCTCTGACCTTACCGGCACCCTTACCACGTCCAGACATCGTACTAGTTCAATCTTTGAAAGTAACAGAAAGAAtattaaatacaaagaacaatcGGCCATATATGGCGACCGTTGCTCGCTCATTGGTCAGACGTTACTACAATCCTCCAATCAGAAAAGAGCTCTTCTTCTTCGTGTTTATTGGCGGATACCGCCACCTGCTGTATGGGAGTATTCATGACATTAAATcatctgaacaaaaaaaatgatgtttagAAGAGAAACGCTCCTTGTGGATGACTAGGTTTGACAAAGATTATCAGTATAACATCAATTTATATAatcaacatataaatataaagtactagtatacattgtttgtttaaatatcttaatattaaaaatatattcaactCAAATCACAATGATTTAAATGACAGTTGTGCACTttctcgctcaaggagaagtgTCGAATTGTTGCAGAAAGACAAAAGGTGGAAACGTGAGTGAGCGTTGGAGGGAGGAGTGCCGGGAAGAGTTGGTTGTGTAGGGAGTACAGAAAGCGTTGCTTAGTGCTATCTAAAAggttttcaaagtcatggctgaatatttactgattatttctctgtcttcctgcaacaactaaactctCGCGACATTTCAGGACAAaacttctccttgagcgagacttggtgAGACACAATAACAAGAAGACCGGATCAAGTGGAAGGTAaagaaaaaacttttatttctctgtatggtcctttccataatgttgtcagacattTATAATGGTTACTGTTAATCCCACTTGACACAATGATTCTTCCAAAAGCTTTAATGATGACATTTCTAAAATAAGTGAATGACAGTTTCACTAGTGTCAACAGGCTCGACCATTTTAGTAAGATAGTAAATAGAAGGTTAACATCTGTGAATTAACTCAAAGGaaacatgttttactttatCATGTATTTGTGGA
This genomic window from Thunnus maccoyii chromosome 23, fThuMac1.1, whole genome shotgun sequence contains:
- the LOC121890761 gene encoding histone H2A-like gives rise to the protein MSGRGKGAGKVRAKAKTRSSRAGLQFPVGRVHRLLRKGNYAERVGAGAPVYLAAVLEYLTAEILELAGNAARDNKKTRIIPRHLQLAVRNDEELNKLLGGVTIAQGGVLPNIQAVLLPKKTEKPAKK
- the LOC121890756 gene encoding histone H3 — protein: MARTKQTARKSTGGKAPRKQLATKAARKSAPATGGVKKPHRYRPGTVALREIRRYQKSTELLIRKLPFQRLVREIAQDFKTDLRFQSSAVMALQEASEAYLVGLFEDTNLCAIHAKRVTIMPKDIQLARRIRGERA